GCCACCAGCAGCTCGTCGTGCAGTCCGGCTGGTCGCCGGACCGCTACCGCTCCTGGCTGCGGAGTGCTGTGCTCGCCGCGGCCTCTCCGTCGGCGTGACGACGAGGTCGGCGAGGACATTCGTTGACCGAATCGTCAGCCAACGCGTAACGTGCTACTCATGCGCATCAGGACACCGACCGCCAAGGTCGGGTATCTGCTCGTCGTCATCGTCGGGATCATGCTCACCGTCGTACCGCTCACGGTCCTCAGGTTCGAACTCGGATTCGTGTGGGCCACCGTGGTTATCGTGGCGGCCGTCGTCGTGGCGGCACGAACGTTCCGTAGCCCCGGAGAGTCGGACGCCCCACGCCCCTGGTGGAAGATGACCAGCACACGAGGGAGCGGAATCCTCCTCAGCGCAATGTTCTTGATCCAAGGGATCATGGCCTCCTTCGGAGCATTCGCTTCACCGAGTCCGATGCTGGCCGTGATCGGTGGCCTGGTGGCGCTCGCAGTGGCAGCTCTCTACCTGAACTCCGCAGTCCGGGTCCAGAGCACTCGGGTGCCGTCGCTGCCAGAGAGCTCCAGGCCGAAGCTCTCCCCCTGACAGGTGCTCGACGGGGCCGGCTGAGCGCCGGTCAGAGCAGCTCGGCCACGAGGGTCTCGATGCGGCCGCGGATATCGTCGCGGATCGGCCGGACGGCATCGATTCCCTGACCGGCGGGGTCATCGAGCACCCAGTCCTCATAGCGCGTGCCGGGGAAGAACGGGCACGCGTCACCGCAGCCCATCGTGATCACGACGTCCGACGCCTGCACGGCCTCGGTCGTGAGCACCTTCGGCTGCTCGGCCGTGATGTCGATGCCGAGCTCCCCCATCGCCGCCACCGCGACGGGGTTGATCTCGGCAGCGGGCATCGACCCGGCGGAGCGCACCTCGATGCGGTCGCCGGCGAGGTGCCGGAGGAAGCCGGCGGCCATCTGCGAGCGCCCCGCGTTGTGGACGCAGACGAAGAGGACGGAGGGTCGGTGCGGTGCGTTCACGATGGGGCCAGCGTATCCCGTTCGAGTCGCTTGATTGGCTGCATCTCCGGCCGAAATGGGACCAATCGGGCGATTCGAAAGTCAGTACCCGTGCTCCACGGCGAAGTCGCGCAGGACGCCGTCGGTGCCGCCGCCGAGGAAGGTCGAGGTCTGCAGGGTCACCGTGTCGGTGAAGCCGTCGGGGCCCGGCACCGTGATCTCCAGCGGATACGTACCGCCGAACGCGGGGATCCGCGGCACCTCATCGCCATCCGCGAGAGCCCGGGCCGCGAGGAACGCCGCGCTGACGTCCACCCTGTGGATGCGGTACACCGTGTCGGCCGGGAGCAGCTCGACGCCGCTCGCGTCCAGCCCGAAGTCGTCCTCGGAGGTCACGATGGCGTAAGCGTCCGCCCCCCGTTCGCCGGTCCGTCGGAGCTCGACCGTGCGGTGTGCTCGGCGCCCGCCATCTCGTAGGTGACCGTCGCGGTGCCGGTCTCCCCGTCCTCTGCCGCCGTCACGTCGTCGACGGAGAGGATCTTCGGCCGGTCCTCGATCTGCGTGTAGACGCCACTCGGCGTGAGCAGCAACGCCAACGGCTGCTCGAGATCCATGGCGGGGTGGAGCTCGTCGGCTGCGCCCTTCTCGTCTCCCGCGGCGAGGAGAGCGAAGATGAGTTCCGTGGAGGACCGCACGCCGTCCACCGCCGAGAAGTGGTCGACGTCGGTGGACGAGGGCGTCGGGGACGGTGGGGCGACGGGCGTGCAACCCCCCACTGCCAGGGCCAGAACCACGGCCGGGGCCAGGACGATCGGCAGGCGTCTCCTCGGAGATCGGGACGAGCTCATGTGCACCTCGGATCGGACTCGGCGTCGTGGCCGGCCTGCCGCGGCACGGCTCCCGAGCCTGCGGAAGGGCATCGGCGTTGATCAACAC
This genomic stretch from Microbacterium sp. Nx66 harbors:
- a CDS encoding arsenate reductase ArsC codes for the protein MNAPHRPSVLFVCVHNAGRSQMAAGFLRHLAGDRIEVRSAGSMPAAEINPVAVAAMGELGIDITAEQPKVLTTEAVQASDVVITMGCGDACPFFPGTRYEDWVLDDPAGQGIDAVRPIRDDIRGRIETLVAELL